One Ranitomeya imitator isolate aRanImi1 chromosome 1, aRanImi1.pri, whole genome shotgun sequence DNA window includes the following coding sequences:
- the LOC138666291 gene encoding uncharacterized protein: MSSSESPPAHHQQTEEYEAEGLTEGDGQGGEIQGAGAHSSSQSGARRRVPQSTSHSRRNDNGGGRRRASQRAPEQDDEEEGIDVNTLIEAVQSREPLWNMSDRRHADQLITRRLWEEVCSAVMDNWEELNAGAQDLARNRIIVRWRSLRDRFKREFNKEMQAPSGSRGRRSRYKHARALSFLRSTLLSRSTFCSTREPASELHPSGAIPQESATGDHVDPSVSAPSLSFDPSASSTSAGAAGRTSSLEAAGDELEFPLPHPSATAATSRPTLWSGRQRQRGQERSYAPDFLQLNASFHSAIKLLSEQTSAGYNMLNKSILELSSRLDRMQSDANQSPRHCFFQSVLRHMENLTPDLQMHVMQGCHTALAQAMSHAPPPTLHVSTPFPSQSTVYPPVRPPPVRPPPVHSTPSSFVPSPLSLSQFLPSPFHSSPLTSPFPIPPTPSYLPHTTSAPQLSTQPHVFTTHSTSVPPRDVLSPTLDVVRPVSPSATISTPNYENL; the protein is encoded by the exons atgtcttcttctgagagccccccagcacatcatcagcaaactgag gaatatgaagcagaggggctaacagaaggagacggacagggtggagaaatacaaggagcgggagcgcatagt tcttcacaatccggggctcgacgtagagttcctcaaagcacctcccatagtcgtcggaatgataatggcggcggtcgccgaaga gcttcacagcgtgctcccgaacaagatgatgaagaggagggcatcgatgtgaacaccctcatcgaagcagtacaaagtcgggagccgctgtggaacatgtcggaccgccgccatgctgaccagttaatcacccgacggctatgggaggaagtgtgcagtgctgttatggataactgggaggaactcaatgctggggcccaggatctagcgc gtaacaggattatcgtgcggtggcggtcactcagggatcgcttcaagagggagtttaataaggagatgcaggccccgagtggatctagaggacgcaggagcagatacaaacatgccagagccctgtcgttcctccggtcgacgctgctgagcagaag cactttctgcagcactcgggagcctgcatcagagttgcacccctctggagcgatccctcaagagtccgccaccggggaccacgtcgacccctctgtttctgcaccttccctttcgtttgatccctcagcctcatccaccagcgctggagcagcagggcggacttcgtcacttgaagctgcaggtgatgagttagagttccctttaccccacccctctgccactgccgcaacatctagaccaactttgtggtcaggacggcagcgccagagaggtcaggaaaggagctatgcgcctgactttttgcagctgaatgcatcctttcacagtgccatcaagcttttgagtgagcaaacgtctgctgggtacaatatgcttaacaaaagcatacttgaactcagcagtcgtcttgataggatgcaatcagatgcaaatcagtcaccaaggcactgtttttttcagtcggtcctcaggcacatggaaaatctaactcctgacctgcagatgcatgtgatgcaaggctgccacactgctctagcgcaggcgatgtcccatgcccctccacctacccttcatgtgtcaacacctttcccctctcaatccaccgtctatcctcccgtccgtcctcctcctgtccgtcctcctcccgtccattctactccttcgtcatttgttccttccccccttagtctttcccagtttttaccgtcccccttccattcttcccctttaacttctccgttcccaatcccaccaacaccttcatacctcccacacaccacatctgcacctcaactctctacacaacctcatgttttcaccacccattctacttctgttcctccccgtgatgtcctgtcccccactctcgacgtggtccgccctgtcagcccctccgctactatctccaccccaaactatgagaatctgtaa